A region from the Aegilops tauschii subsp. strangulata cultivar AL8/78 chromosome 5, Aet v6.0, whole genome shotgun sequence genome encodes:
- the LOC123494102 gene encoding uncharacterized protein — MECGLRANELWDAVDPGGNAFKKEGAEYRKDWQAASAIYSVMPMDLLQHLIAKATAKEVWDTLKLMFEGHTRVKQANLQTLLRNYETLVMGDDESVDAFASRVATLVNRIRALGENLTETSVVRRFLRAAPPRYLQIVTAIEQCVDLATLSIDDLVGRYNAHDERMWYCLGDERNDELVMLTKAQWIALEKQGGSTRSSKKKGKQRSTRKNFADSDDDSDDGAAPPPRRKFDIRKMRCYNCGLLGHFKADCEEASTQKALMAQQGDDGDMMLMSELVDEEDPVLQVSAKEIVALREEKVHSQDHGSETRVDAADAGVIPKLTSMLRA, encoded by the coding sequence ATGGAGTGTGGTCTCCGTGCCAACGAGCTATGGGACGCGGTCGACCCAGGAGGCAACGCGTTCAAGAAGGAGGGAGCCGAGTACCGGAAGGATTGGCAGGCGGCGTCGGCGATTTATTCGGTGATGCCGATGGATCTCCTCCAGCACCTGATCGCCAAAGCAACGGCGAAGGAGGTGTGGGATACGCTGAAACTCATGTTCGAGGGACACACCCGCGTCAAGCAAGCCAATCTCCAAACTCTCCTAAGGAACTACGAGACATTGGTCATGGGCGACGATGAGTCCGTGGATGCGTTCGCTTCACGGGTAGCTACTCTCGTCAATCGGATTCGCGCGCTTGGAGAAAACCTAACGGAGACCTCGGTTGTCCGGCGGTTCTTGCGCGCGGCCCCTCCCCGGTACCTGCAAATTGTCACAGCAATCGAGCAGTGCGTCGATCTCGCGACTCTCTCCATCGACGATCTTGTCGGACGGTACAATGCTCATGATGAGCGGATGTGGTACTGTCTTGGGGACGAGAGGAACGACGAGCTTGTGATGCTCACAAAGGCGCAGTGGATCGCCCTTGAAAAGCAAGGCGGATCCACAAGgagcagcaagaagaagggcaagcaGCGCTCGACGAGAAAGAACTTCGCTGACTCAGATGACGACTCAGACGATGGGGCTGCACCGCCACCGAGGAGAAAGTTTGACATCAGGAAAATGAGGTGTTATAACTGTGGCCTCCTCGGTCACTTCAAGGCTGACTGTGAGGAAGCATCGACGCAGAAGGCGCTCATGGCCCAGCAAGGAGATGATGGTGACATGATGTTGATGAGCGAACTTGTGGACGAGGAGGACCCAGTTCTTCAAGTGTCGGCTAAGGAAATTGTCGCGCTCCGTGAAGAAAAGGTTCACTCTCAAGATCATGGTTCGGAAACTCGTGTCGATGCTGCGGACGCGGGGGTGATTCCGAAGCTTACATCGATGTTACGGGCATAA